A part of Lampris incognitus isolate fLamInc1 chromosome 21, fLamInc1.hap2, whole genome shotgun sequence genomic DNA contains:
- the LOC130131403 gene encoding coiled-coil domain-containing protein 80-like: MQWDQSQRAGLNRRVMQNRRGQQMRTPANRGSTSQELGVGKPERSRPLSSPSRMPTGSVGSLNILASFAGKNRVLVISSPHESDGYYRLMMSLLKSDVYCEMAERHMQQIIMFHQEDQAGGKVRRVSNQGQVTEERLDPALIPKLMSFLKLEEGKFSMVLLRKNLQVEERYPYPVRLEAVYEVMDQTPIRKLEKARQRGFVQRCKAAGVEGQVVTTGSDGQQNATLEKKPAKETTMVRPAKEPTRMPVAMTIPAATTTMRTTTKSTTTTTRRPARTTTKATTTTKRTPPTTTTKPPTTTTTTTTTKATPTKPQTTRTTSTTIPSTTATLTTPTPTQLQTVPWDMDPLSTNEDNSLHSTSRDGDREQRITEPKGGKPSQEITPSPTEITDGNLDEGEEDSGGDHNRGGKKTAGGDVELESAASKKGRKLTDSQQRRKHPNKPTRKNKADKKRTKVGKEGSPNLRGRKSGKKGVLYQEKHEGDGPAAKQPKAASPLASFFGSFERRRRLLVITTPSEENRMYTQQRDEYLENVCEMAVRKLSIITIFGSWDNGTMKIDHYQLEQDQALKGVPREDLTNQVLIKALREELGMTFNDYYMVVTDFDMKAKQEYEVPIAMKAVFDYIDTFSSRITEMEQQKRQGVTCKKEDKSRSLENFLSRFRWRRRLFIISAPDDEEWAYQQQLYSLTSQACNLGLRHMSVLKLVGKDMEFMGGVLELYPINGSATVEREDLSAALVRDIRNYFQISPEYFSMLLVGKDGNVKSWYPSPMWSMSIIYDLVDSMQLRRQEMAIQQSLGMRCPDDEYSHHGYHEQDPDGYGHRGYGY, translated from the exons ATGCAGTGGGACCAGAGTCAAAGAGCAGGACTGAATCGAAGGGTGATGCAGAACAGAAGAGGGCAGCAGATGAGAACCCCTGCAAACCGTGGCTCTACATCGCAGGAGCTCGGCGTGGGCAAACCAGAGAGGAGCAGGCCTCTGTCTTCTCCATCCAGAATGCCCACAGGCTCTGTTGGCTCTCTCAATATCTTGGCCAGCTTTGCAGGGAAGAACCGTGTCCTTGTTATCTCGTCCCCACATGAGTCAGACGGCTACTACCGCCTGATGATGAGTCTCCTCAAGTCGGACGTATACTGTGAGATGGCTGAGCGTCACATGCAGCAGATCATTATGTTCCACCAGGAGGACCAGGCCGGTGGGAAGGTGCGAAGGGTCTCCAATCAGGGTCAGGTGACAGAGGAGCGCCTGGACCCTGCACTCATCCCCAAGCTGATGAGTTTCCTCAAGCTGGAGGAGGGCAAGTTCTCCATGGTGCTGCTGAGGAAGAACCTCCAGGTGGAGGAGAGATACCCCTACCCAGTCAGGCTGGAGGCCGTGTATGAGGTGATGGACCAAACCCCAATTCGCAAGCTGGAGAAAGCCAGACAGAGAGGTTTTGTGCAGAGGTGCAAGGCAGCTGGAGTGGAGGGTCAGGTGGTGACGACAGGCTCAGATGGACAACAAAACGCAACATTGGAAAAGAAACCAGCAAAGGAGACGACAATGGTGAGGCCAGCAAAGGAGCCAACCCGGATGCCTGTAGCTATGACCATTCCTGCTGCTACTACAACCATGAGGACTACAACAAAATCAACCACAACTACAACTAGAAGACCCGCTAGAACCACAACAAAAGCTACCACAACAACTAAACGCACACCACCTACTACCACCACGAAACCACCGACAactacaaccacaacaacaactaCAAAGGCAACCCCAACCAAACCTCAAACGACCAGAACTACAAGTACCACAATACCCTCAACCACAGCCACCTTGACTACTCCAACTCCCACCCAACTGCAAACTGTACCTTGGGACATGGATCCCCTCTCGACCAATGAGGATAACAGCCTCCACTCAACTAGCCGTGATGGTGACAGAGAGCAAAGAATTACAGAACCCAAAGGTGGTAAGCCAAGCCAAGAAATAACCCCAAGTCCAACTGAGATCACAGACGGCAATTTAGACGAAGGTGAAGAGGATTCAGGTGGAGATCATAACCGTGGGGGGAAGAAAACGGCTGGCGGCGATGTGGAGCTTGAATCTGCTGCTTCCAAGAAAGGCAGAAAACTCACCGACAGTCAGCAGAGGAGGAAACATCCCAACAAGCCAACCAGAAAAAATAAAGcagacaaaaaaagaacaaaggtTGGCAAGGAGGGTAGTCCCAATCTCCGCGGCAGAAAAAGTGGGAAGAAGGGAGTCCTGTACCAGGAGAAACATGAAGGCGATGGGCCTGCAGCAAAACAGCCAAAAGCAGCCTCCCCTCTGGCCTCCTTCTTTGGCTCTTTTGAAAGACGACGAAGACTGCTT GTCATCACCACCCCGAGTGAGGAGAACCGCATGTATACCCAGCAAAGAGACGAATACCTAGAGAATGTGTGTGAGATGGCCGTCCGAAAACTCTCCATTATCACCATCTTTGGCTCCTGGGACAATGGCACCATGAAAATAGACCACTATCAGCTCG AGCAGGATCAGGCTTTGAAAGGGGTGCCGAGGGAAGACCTGACAAACCAGGTCCTTATCAAAGCACTGAGGGAGGAACTGGGAATGACGTTCAACGACTACTACATGGTGGTGACCGACTTTGACATGAAAGCCAAG CAAGAGTATGAAGTGCCTATTGCCATGAAAGCCGTGTTCGATTACATTGACACCTTCTCCTCACGCATCACCGAGATGGAGCAACAGAAAAGGCAAGGCGTGACGTGCAAGAAAGAGGACAAGTCTAGATCCTTGGAAAACTTCCTTTCGAG GTTCCGCTGGAGACGACGGTTGTTCATCATCTCTGCCCCCGACGATGAAGAGTGGGCCTATCAGCAGCAGCTCTACAGCCTCACCAGTCAGGCCTGCAATCTGG GTTTACGCCATATGTCCGTGTTGAAGCTAGTTGGAAAAGACATGGAATTCATGGGTGGAGTCCTGGAGCTTTATCCAATCAATG GGAGTGCCACGGTCGAGAGGGAGGACCTCTCTGCCGCGCTGGTGAGAGACATCAGGAACTACTTCCAGATCAGCCCAGAGTACTTTTCCATGCTGCTCGTGGGCAAAGACGGCAATGTCAAATCCTGGTACCCATCTCCCATGTGGTCCATGTCCATCATTTACGACTTGGTGGACTCTATGCAGCTACGTAGACAGGAGATGGCTATCCAACAGTCGCTGGGGATGCGATGCCCTGATGACGAATACAGTCACCATGGATACCATGAACAAGATCCAGATGGATACGGCCACCGTGGATACGGTTACTAA